Sequence from the Torulaspora globosa chromosome 4, complete sequence genome:
TCATTCCTGAATATGGTTTGGTTCTAATCATCGCGTCATAATCTTGACAATGCTTAAAAGAGCATCCAAATGGATCCTCCGACAATGACCAGCAGCACGACTGCCGTTATGATCGCGGCTCCCGCGCGATCCCCCGTCGTGATATCTAGCTGGTTCTGTAGAACGTTTGCAGATGACGTATTCAGACCAGCGCTGGCGTCACCTGTGGAAGAACCTCCCGTGTCGGCTTTAAACGGAGCCGGACTTTTGTTAACCAGAAGGTTTTGGATCACTTCGAGTGCAGACATTTGTTCTCCCAGACCGTACATGCCGTCGTTTGCCTGTTTGAGCCAGTTCAGCCCGCATGTATGGCCATCTGTGCCGCCGCTGCAGGAAGCTGCCGCGGCTTGCGCACTCGTCTGCAGAAGATTGTCGATGACGGGCTGCGTAGAGGGCACAAGCACACTGGTAAGACCAAGCATTCTGGAGAAAatgctcttgaaagatctcTGGTCGTTGTTGCAGGTGACTGTGGAATCCTGCTGGCATGTACTCTCATACATGATggaattcttgaaaaaataAGACTCAGCACCAGACAGAATCTGCGTTACACGAGTCTCCCATTCCGTCGATCCGTTGGTTGCGTTGTACATGTAAGCCAGACCGCCCAGAACGACACCGTGGTTATAGGTCCACTCTAGCGTGACTATATTGGTGCAATTTTGGTCGATCTCCGCACCGTCGAACACGTTACCTTCGTCCTTCAACACAACGTATCCAACGTCGACAAGCCAGTCGAAAACCTTGGTAGCCACATCCAAGTACGTGGTATTGCCCGTGTACCGTCCCAATCTGGCCGCGATCTGGAACAGACACGCATTCGAAATGGTATTCTTGTAATTGTAACCACCGTTCCATGTGAAGATCTGCCATCTCAAACCACCACCGCAACTAGCCGCGTCCCATCGACTGTAAAGCTGGTTAAAGATAGCCTGTGCCATGGCCAGCCAACCAGGCGTCCCATTGCTCGGGTTCGTGAAATTACGCTCTACAGCGCCCATAAGAGTGATACCCCAAACACCTTGATCGTCATTACCTTCCACCATGGTCTGGTTCTCGGGCATATAATCGTAGTGGGGGCCGGTTTGAGCTAAAAGAGCATCATAAATGATACTTTCGTAACTGTTACTCTGACAAAAGAACCAATTATCGATCATACCACCAAACGCTTCTCCACTCTGCCACCAATAGTACGGAGGTTGGAACATTCCCACAGTACCACCGTATCTCGTTCCTTCATAGTAATCCATCATACCTTGTTGAATCAACGCCGTCGCATTACATATCGAATCCTTCGAAGTAATATCCAGGTTCATTGCGGAAGCGGCTCCGCTGAGATACAGCACCAAACAGCATATCCAGTGATTAGCCATCATCGTTGTATGATCAATCTCGACAAATGATATCGAGTGATAGCTGCTTTCAATAGTCTTGACTATTATGCTCGACGTTTTATTTTTGGTAGTCGAGCTTTCTCTAGTGTTTGCGCCTCGCGTCAAGCGCATTCCTCAGTACGTGATGCTGAGTCTAAGCACTAGTAGTCTTTGGCTCAGCGCTGAGATATATCATTCTATATACAACATAGGCGATTAGTTATCGTAGTAGCTGTTTGTGtacttggagaagaagtcgaGCAAATTGTCTTGGACCAATCGGAAGACGGACTCGGAGAATCTGGACGAGATTTCATTTGAGATCTTGGTCATGCCCATGTCCTGTACTGCTTCACTTAAAGCGTCGAGTAGAATGATGGAGAACTCTATGTACCAACGGTGGTTCCAGCAGCATACCTTGACGACTAGATCGATGATGGTGCTATCAAGCTCGTTCATGCGTGCCATGACGGCGGAGGAGGTCATCTCGGAGTTTGGTGAGCTGGACTGTATTCTGACACGCTGGCGTTCCTTGACGCAGTACTCGAGAAGCCTTCGAGCGCACTCTGCGGAAAATCTTTGTGAGAGGCCCTTCTGGAAGGCCCTTGCCGCTTCCGGCAAGTGGCCGAGCCGGCGCGCACAGAGACCAAACAGCTCCCATTCGAATGTCAGTTTGTTATATTTGGAATATTGTGCTTCGAAATACAATTGTTCTGTCTGCCATAAGGTGTATGTCTTTAGGTCTTCATAAAGTAGcatgaagagattgtcaAGCCACCTTTCACATAGTCTTTTCGACCGCAGtgatctctttgaagagacaGAGCTGTTTTGTTTGCCGTTCTCCTGTGATGGAGCTGGCAAATCGTTGGCGGGTTCATCGGTTCTGTCGACCTCttcagttgaagaaacctgATACTCCTCTTCCATCACAAAGATTTTCGATCTGTATTTTAGCAGATTCTCCCAACCTGTGATCTGCACTATCTCGGTAAGCAAACTGTAGGTCAGTTGGAATATGGACTTCAGATTGGAGGCGGCTAGGTTTGCCAACGCCGGGTCTGCGTTCTTATGTTCTTTCTGAATGCTTTGCGGATCCAGTGAGCTGACTTCGTCATAAACGGCATCAACCGGTAAGGGGAGATGCAAAGAATTGTCTGAAATTGGTACTACCCTCTTGAGGGCATATTTTTCCTTCAAGGGTGTCATTGGACAGGCGTTCAATGTTAAAAGGGCATTCTCGATATCCTTCAGTTTAATATACGACTCAGCCAGAAGATACCACGGCCTGAACTCGCTGGGCGAGCAGTTTACAGCATTCTGGGCAATCTTTCTTGCCAGCTTATAGTCCTGTTTGACcctgagaagaaagtctGCCTGAACGCAGAGAAGCTCTGCCTTGTAATCTGGATCAGCAGTTTGACGGTCGTTATCTTCCAACTGCAATAGCGCGGAGTTTATCAGCTCGATAGCATCGACTTCAAGATCGTTAGTGAGCAGCACCCGAGCCAGCACAACCACGGATTCCGgatatttcttcattaAATTCTCCAGGACTGGACGACACGCTTCGACGCTACGCGTTAATCTCACCACTTCGATCAAGGTTTCCACCAAGTAGTTATTCGTGCGCGTGATAGTCGTAACGTAGCAGGGCCCGCCAAGCTCAGCGCCCCTAGGGTAGACCAAAGGAAACAACTGGATGAACATATCTGCCACACTGTCCAGCTGACCAGAGGTTAGCGGATTTATAATCAGGGTCTCAACAACGTTTTGCACCTCTCCCTCCTCGGCATTGTCCTTCATGAGCATCATGGATCTCACCACGCCGCTGAAGAACGTTTCTGCCCATAGCAGATCCTGCTCGTAATCGCTTTCCGGCGCTATATGTAATTGCTCGCCCTGAGAGTCAAGTATGAACGTTTGCACTGTACCTGGAATATGCACGACAATGTTGACGTCGCATTTTCTGAAAGTGTTCCAACTGGAAAACGAGATACGCGCCACATGGAAGTTCCTGGTTTTACCGAACCACGCCTGCGGCTCTTCAGAAATCGTATCAGCAATCCCCTTGAGAAAGATCGCAATTGATGTAGGATCAGAAGAATCCACTCCCAAAGAGTAAAAGAAGGTACCCGTCTCGCCCTTCAACTTTTCACCAGAATGCAACCCATTCACAAATGATGACGACTCGTCGGCCCCTTTATCCTTATCTGGGGCTGCCTCTCGGCCGGAGTCGAGCGCGTGGCTATTGCTGGCCTGGTTCGTCGAAGATGGTATATATTTGACCATGCTGATCAGGTCCGGAGGGCCCAGATCCTGAAACTGAGGGATCTTAGCCCTCCGTTCCTGGAGCGCCTGTCCGACAGTCTCTTCCTTCACTTCCGGAATGGAACACTGTGAAAACATCGTAATCCACTCCTTTGACCCATCCGCCAGCCAATATTCACTCGTATCTACATACAGGAGCGTTCAAAGGAAGGTAAAATATCCACATTGTCCGCCTACTGTGCGCAGCGGTGCAGGCAGGGGAACGAGCGCTCGCTGAAAAAAAAAACGGACATTTATCTCATTGTACGGCAAAATCCACCCACTTGTTACCCGGTTTCACGCTgtctcatcatcgtccaAATCCCATTCTTTGGCAGTCAAACAGTACTTCTCTGGCGGCAATCGCACCCCCCACATGCCCATCACCTGCGGCAGCGCCTTCTTATTCCGCTCGCTGGCCAACTGTAATAGCAGCTCCTTTGGCGCCGTAGGTTTGAACTGGTACTGGGTTCTAGCTGCAATCGCAAGCCGGATGTCCTCGACAGTGAGCCCTTCGTCCGGCTGCTCCGCATAGTCATTGTATACCATGGCGTCTTTGAGCACACCGCGCGTATATCTGAACGCGAAATCCATCAGTTGTAGGGGCACCTGGTCCTCGTACTGATGAATCGACTGCGACGCCAGAAGCAGATGCAGCAACCGCACGTCGCGGGGCACATCTTCCTGGGCAGTAGCCTCTTCAGCAGCACTAGCAGCGCCGGTCGTCGCACTCGAACTGGTCATCTCTACCTGTGTTTGTGTTACTCTAGCTTGCTAGGGCCTGGCGGTCAATCGTTTTTGTGTCAGTTAGTTTAAAATGATAATCTCAGAAGGTTTGTTTTCGTCGGTAGTGCTTCTTCCTACTCCGGGTAACAtcgttcttgaaaagatccGTGGAATCTCATGGAACTTCATGGAACTTTTCTGACAGGTGGCGATTTCTGGGCGGCACTATATAAGGAGCAGGGTCGACGAGGCCGCCTTGTCTTAGCCAGTGGTTGTCGGAGAAAGGCGTAAAGCAACATTAGAACGCATATTAAGATGTCAGATTGGGAATCTACTACAGTGATTGGTCAGAGAGTCAGAGCTGGTGGCGGCGGACCTCGTGCGAATGTGGCAAGGTCTCAGGGCCAGATCAACGCCGCCAGGAGACAGGGTTTGGTGGTCTCTGTGGACAAGAAATACGGCAGCACAAACGCCAAGGGCGATTCAGAGGGCCAGAGGCTGACCAAGGTGGATAGAGAGACAGATATTGTGAAGCCAAAGAAGTTGGACTCCTCTGTGGGGAGAACGATCTCGAGGGTTCGTacagagaagaagctttcccAGAAGGATCTGGCCACCAAGATCAACGAGAAGCCTACTGTGATCAACGATTACGAGGCCGCTAGGGCTATACCCAACCAGCAAGTGCTGGGTAAGCTGGAGAGAGCGCTTGGTGTCAAGCTTAGAGGTAAGAACATTGGTGAACCTCTCGGCGGaccaaagaagaaatagaATGACACGCAGTTGATGACACACTCGTTGCAATGGGTAAGCATGTTTAAGTACGTATTACAGTAATGACACTagtattttttttttttcataCCAGCTCGATCAGCATAAAAAATTGAACGTTGCAGGGCATCGCTTCAAGAACTGGCAGTTAAGAAGCTTAGGAGCATCATATTCAACTTCATTATGGCCAGTTTGCACTACGAAACCAAGTACGACGAATCTGAAGTGTTTTCCATCGCTGGGAAAGCTTTGAAACTGACTTCAGCATCAGATATTGAGCCTCATCTGGAGGAGCTGGGCAAGTTGACAAAATGCAGCAAATTGGATCTGTCCGGCAACACCATCGGCGCTGATGCTTCCAAAGCGCTTGCACAATTCATCGAGACTCACGACTCGGTTTACAAGAACGTGAGGGAGATCAATTTCGCCGATTTGTACACTTCAAGATTGGTCGACGAAGTGGTGGATTCTCTCGGATGCCTGTTGCCAGCCCTGTTGAAATGCGATCGCCTGGAAATTTTAAACCTCTCGGATAATGCGTTTGGTTTGAGAACTATTGATATCCTGGAGAATTTCATTGCCAGTGCTACCCATTTGAAGCACTTGTTGCTAAGTAACAATGGCATGGGTCCATTTGCCGGTGAAAGGATTGGGAAGGCGCTTTTCCAGCTGGCTCAGAACAAGAAGCGGAAGAACGAACCCTTTTTGGAGACTTTTATCTGTGGTAGAAACAGATTGGAGAACGGCTCCGCTTTGTACTTGGCATTGGGTTTGAAAAGCCATGGAGACGGGTTGAAGAGCGTTAAGCTGTATCAAAATGGTATCAGACCGAGAGGTGTGGCTACTTTGATCCACTATGGTCtgaaattcaacaaga
This genomic interval carries:
- the RNA1 gene encoding GTPase-activating protein RNA1 (ancestral locus Anc_8.769), yielding MASLHYETKYDESEVFSIAGKALKLTSASDIEPHLEELGKLTKCSKLDLSGNTIGADASKALAQFIETHDSVYKNVREINFADLYTSRLVDEVVDSLGCLLPALLKCDRLEILNLSDNAFGLRTIDILENFIASATHLKHLLLSNNGMGPFAGERIGKALFQLAQNKKRKNEPFLETFICGRNRLENGSALYLALGLKSHGDGLKSVKLYQNGIRPRGVATLIHYGLKFNKNLQILDMQDNTFTKSASSILADNLPAWKDTLRELNINDCLLKGQGASEVFKIFNDHKFEKLESLRANYNEMTQETVEELLVPALQKGNLPKLKDLEINGNRLDEDSEALDTLQELFEELELDDLEELDSDEEESEEEEDEDEKLQEIETEIMEKQLLELSVEHLTEDLSKTRI
- the TAF9 gene encoding chromatin modification protein (ancestral locus Anc_8.771), whose product is MTSSSATTGAASAAEEATAQEDVPRDVRLLHLLLASQSIHQYEDQVPLQLMDFAFRYTRGVLKDAMVYNDYAEQPDEGLTVEDIRLAIAARTQYQFKPTAPKELLLQLASERNKKALPQVMGMWGVRLPPEKYCLTAKEWDLDDDETA
- a CDS encoding ChAPs family protein (ancestral locus Anc_8.772) — protein: MFSQCSIPEVKEETVGQALQERRAKIPQFQDLGPPDLISMVKYIPSSTNQASNSHALDSGREAAPDKDKGADESSSFVNGLHSGEKLKGETGTFFYSLGVDSSDPTSIAIFLKGIADTISEEPQAWFGKTRNFHVARISFSSWNTFRKCDVNIVVHIPGTVQTFILDSQGEQLHIAPESDYEQDLLWAETFFSGVVRSMMLMKDNAEEGEVQNVVETLIINPLTSGQLDSVADMFIQLFPLVYPRGAELGGPCYVTTITRTNNYLVETLIEVVRLTRSVEACRPVLENLMKKYPESVVVLARVLLTNDLEVDAIELINSALLQLEDNDRQTADPDYKAELLCVQADFLLRVKQDYKLARKIAQNAVNCSPSEFRPWYLLAESYIKLKDIENALLTLNACPMTPLKEKYALKRVVPISDNSLHLPLPVDAVYDEVSSLDPQSIQKEHKNADPALANLAASNLKSIFQLTYSLLTEIVQITGWENLLKYRSKIFVMEEEYQVSSTEEVDRTDEPANDLPAPSQENGKQNSSVSSKRSLRSKRLCERWLDNLFMLLYEDLKTYTLWQTEQLYFEAQYSKYNKLTFEWELFGLCARRLGHLPEAARAFQKGLSQRFSAECARRLLEYCVKERQRVRIQSSSPNSEMTSSAVMARMNELDSTIIDLVVKVCCWNHRWYIEFSIILLDALSEAVQDMGMTKISNEISSRFSESVFRLVQDNLLDFFSKYTNSYYDN
- the DFG5 gene encoding putative mannan endo-1,6-alpha-mannosidase (ancestral locus Anc_8.773) encodes the protein MRLTRGANTRESSTTKNKTSSIIVKTIESSYHSISFVEIDHTTMMANHWICCLVLYLSGAASAMNLDITSKDSICNATALIQQGMMDYYEGTRYGGTVGMFQPPYYWWQSGEAFGGMIDNWFFCQSNSYESIIYDALLAQTGPHYDYMPENQTMVEGNDDQGVWGITLMGAVERNFTNPSNGTPGWLAMAQAIFNQLYSRWDAASCGGGLRWQIFTWNGGYNYKNTISNACLFQIAARLGRYTGNTTYLDVATKVFDWLVDVGYVVLKDEGNVFDGAEIDQNCTNIVTLEWTYNHGVVLGGLAYMYNATNGSTEWETRVTQILSGAESYFFKNSIMYESTCQQDSTVTCNNDQRSFKSIFSRMLGLTSVLVPSTQPVIDNLLQTSAQAAAASCSGGTDGHTCGLNWLKQANDGMYGLGEQMSALEVIQNLLVNKSPAPFKADTGGSSTGDASAGLNTSSANVLQNQLDITTGDRAGAAIITAVVLLVIVGGSIWMLF
- the MBF1 gene encoding multiprotein-bridging factor 1 (ancestral locus Anc_8.770), encoding MSDWESTTVIGQRVRAGGGGPRANVARSQGQINAARRQGLVVSVDKKYGSTNAKGDSEGQRLTKVDRETDIVKPKKLDSSVGRTISRVRTEKKLSQKDLATKINEKPTVINDYEAARAIPNQQVLGKLERALGVKLRGKNIGEPLGGPKKK